One window of the Diospyros lotus cultivar Yz01 chromosome 12, ASM1463336v1, whole genome shotgun sequence genome contains the following:
- the LOC127787500 gene encoding uncharacterized protein LOC127787500, giving the protein MGSLGCTSPNRGSVQALVEIATKMPMEGIADLGIHNVGIPWWGSAVAMTPTVAPLTMRIGGGLSHYIERFKREVNNVESPSDESILTAISAGLRKDGKLYRSIYKSPVRDLGEFYERAAKEVWWEEAFGLKKSSDQKKGAVHIGQSKKRADEDSRKVEDEALTTRRPKRRERNNEDFERPNSLKTPNKYRTKRKFCAYHNEVGHTTSECWALKDAIKELIKRGWLRDYVVRPRDQQPKQSAQQSPHRAPEQDQTPTVRTIFTIHGGPHIAGTSNRSHERYVREAGHLLLVEDGSQEGPSKKVKIASEDVSFTKDDFKGVHWLHNDTLVIRARISNMEVRRVMVDIGSSVNVMYKGCFNQMGLRLDQLTSSPEPLYRFTGDAVILKGRIKLPLTIGESDLQATAITDFLIIDSPSAYNVIIGRPAMNELDLVVSTKALTVKFPTPKGTGCVKGEQHLARRCYEEALKIGLKEKKINMVSEWEARVTNGQGVSHNLDPRDMDYDQTASSADKLEDVMVSS; this is encoded by the exons ATGGGGAGCTTGGGGTGCACCTCGCCAAACAGAGGATCGGTGCAAGCCCTTGTAGAAATCGCCACGAAGATGCCCATGGAGGGAATTGCAGACTTGGGAATCCACAACGTGGGGATTCCTTGGTGGGGATCAGCAGTAGCCATGACACCCACCGTAGCTCCCCTAACCATGAGAATAGGAGGCGGCCTCTCCC ATTACATAGAAAGGTTCAAACGTGAAGTGAATAATGTCGAGAGCCCCTCCGACGAGAGTATCCTGACCGCAATCTCCGCCGGGCTTCGGAAGGATGGGAAACTCTACCGAAGCATTTATAAATCCCCGGTGAGGGACCTTGGCGAATTCTACGAGCGAGCTGCGAAGGAGGTCTGGTGGGAAGAAGCATTCGGCCTGAAAAAGTCGAGTGACCAGAAAAAGGGGGCTGTACACATCGGCCAGAGCAAGAAGAGAGCTGATGAGGACTCTCGCAAGGTCGAGGACGAAGCCTTAACGACCAGGCGACCAAAAAGGCGAG AACGCAACAATGAGGATTTTGAAAGGCCTAACTCCCTGAAGACTCCCAACAAGTACAGAACCAAGAGAAAATTCTGTGCCTATCACAACGAAGTGGGGCACACCACCTCTGAGTGCTGGGCGCTGAAAGATGCAATCAAAGAGCTGATCAAGAGAGGTTGGCTACGTGACTATGTAGTGCGTCCTAGGGATCAACAGCCTAAACAGTCGGCTCAACAAAGCCCTCATCGAGCTCCCGAGCAAGACCAGACGCCTACGGTGAGAACTATCTTCACTATCCATGGTGGGCCCCATATCGCAGGAACTTCGAACAGGTCGCACGAGCGATATGTTCGGGAAGCCGGCCACCTTCTCCTTGTCGAAGATGGCAGCCAAGAGGGACCTTCCAAGAAAGTCAAGATAGCTTCGGAAGACGTCTCTTTTACTAAAGATGATTTCAAAGGCGTGCACTGGCTGCATAATGATACCCTCGTGATCCGAGCTCGAATTAGCAATATGGAAGTACGGAGGGTGATGGTCGACATAGGTAGCTCGGTGAACGTCATGTACAAGGGATGTTTCAACCAGATGGGATTAAGGTTGGACCAGTTGACATCCTCTCCAGAGCCACTATACAGATTCACTGGCGATGCGGTAATACTGAAAGGGCGTATAAAGCTCCCATTAACAATTGGGGAATCAGACCTCCAAGCCACAGCAATAACGGACTTCCTCATCATTGACAGTCCTTCCGCTTATAATGTCATCATAGGTAGGCCTGCCATGAACGAGCTAGACCTAGTTGTCTCAACCAAGGCCCTAACTGTCAAATTCCCGACCCCGAAGGGGACCGGTTGTGTGAAGGGCGAGCAACATTTGGCGAGGCGTTGTTATGAGGAAGCATTGAAAATAGggcttaaagaaaaaaagataaatatggtTTCCGAATGGGAGGCTCGAGTCACTAATGGCCAGGGAGTCAGCCACAACCTGGATCCACGCGACATGGATTACGACCAAACCGCCAGCTCGGCGGACAAGCTGGAAGATGTTATGGTCAGTAGCTAA